One Lysinibacillus sp. OF-1 DNA segment encodes these proteins:
- a CDS encoding O-methyltransferase has product MKQMNNYIDTLFYQQDTLLENVISSIAEKGMPAISVSPSSGKLLTMLVSITGAKALLEIGALGGYSGICLARGLDAEGSLTSLELDESYAQLAAKNLAKAGFEKQVTYLTGPALNSLEKLVADGRRFDLFFIDADKDNYENYVTACIKLANPGALIVTDNVLAGGSVVDPEATPKRYTAIMKKFNVTIANHPQLESILLPIGDGITVSKVKK; this is encoded by the coding sequence ATGAAACAAATGAATAACTATATTGATACGCTATTTTATCAGCAGGATACGCTGTTAGAGAATGTTATTTCCTCCATTGCAGAAAAAGGCATGCCTGCCATTTCCGTGTCACCATCTTCAGGGAAACTGCTGACGATGCTTGTATCGATTACAGGGGCTAAGGCTTTATTAGAAATCGGTGCGCTCGGTGGGTATAGTGGCATCTGTTTGGCAAGAGGATTGGATGCAGAAGGTTCATTGACTTCATTAGAGTTAGATGAAAGCTATGCACAGCTTGCTGCTAAAAATCTTGCCAAGGCAGGCTTTGAGAAGCAGGTTACCTATTTGACGGGCCCTGCATTAAACAGCCTGGAAAAGCTAGTAGCAGATGGACGACGTTTTGATTTGTTCTTTATTGATGCGGATAAGGATAATTATGAAAATTATGTAACGGCGTGCATCAAGCTGGCAAACCCTGGTGCATTAATTGTGACAGACAATGTCCTGGCAGGGGGCAGTGTAGTAGACCCTGAGGCTACACCAAAGCGTTATACAGCCATCATGAAAAAATTCAACGTGACGATCGCTAATCATCCACAGCTTGAGTCCATCCTTCTCCCAATTGGGGATGGTATAACCGTTTCCAAGGTTAAAAAATAG
- a CDS encoding isochorismatase family protein yields MKQALVVIDAQQELIEGNQDEQAVYQKNELLETINAVIQKAAEAQAHIIFVRDQDVAGGEGEGFQVHPAIQVPTTAVFFDKLATNAFYKTGLLDYLQTHDIKHLVMMGCKTEHCVDTAVKTATVHGFDVTLVAEGHSTNGSDCLSPEAIIAHHNDILHGHYNVDHFSLVRNADEALFKPTHNNYR; encoded by the coding sequence TTGAAGCAAGCACTAGTGGTGATTGATGCACAGCAAGAACTAATCGAGGGTAATCAGGATGAACAAGCTGTCTATCAGAAAAACGAATTACTGGAGACAATCAATGCCGTCATCCAGAAGGCCGCCGAAGCCCAGGCACATATTATTTTTGTTCGTGACCAAGATGTGGCAGGTGGCGAAGGGGAAGGCTTTCAAGTACATCCAGCGATACAAGTTCCAACGACAGCTGTCTTCTTTGATAAACTGGCAACGAATGCTTTTTACAAAACAGGCTTACTGGACTATTTACAGACCCATGACATTAAACATTTAGTGATGATGGGCTGTAAAACCGAGCATTGTGTGGATACAGCAGTAAAAACAGCAACCGTTCATGGCTTTGATGTCACATTAGTGGCAGAAGGTCATTCCACTAACGGCTCCGACTGTTTATCACCAGAAGCTATTATTGCACATCATAACGACATTTTACATGGCCATTACAATGTGGATCATTTCTCACTTGTGCGCAACGCCGATGAAGCACTATTTAAACCAACACATAATAATTATCGCTAA
- a CDS encoding DUF1963 domain-containing protein, which translates to MTIEYIRAQLAKQATIFQTGGIRPTHDLLESWIGYVGWSLPEEEQPPSGYQPLATFFLKDLPYVPAALKPFQLVTLFVDERLLDHLMEDDLSPYFHIRTYTTLEGLVKREWQHDGIRAFPLQPKLITNDYPVWDGGGIPLQIEEDILTLEREDELEYFEDIVEDLYPLHKIGGYPSFCQSGYDFGEDTPFVLQIASDAKARLNIVDHGNFYFFYNPTTQTWRVYCDFY; encoded by the coding sequence ATGACAATTGAATATATTCGTGCGCAACTAGCAAAGCAGGCCACGATTTTTCAAACAGGTGGTATTCGACCGACACATGATTTATTGGAAAGCTGGATTGGCTATGTCGGCTGGTCTTTACCAGAGGAGGAACAACCACCATCTGGCTATCAGCCGCTTGCTACCTTCTTTTTAAAAGATCTACCCTATGTACCAGCAGCGCTAAAGCCTTTTCAATTAGTCACACTGTTTGTCGATGAACGTCTTTTGGATCATCTAATGGAGGATGATCTTAGTCCTTATTTTCATATTAGAACATACACGACATTGGAAGGTTTAGTAAAGCGTGAATGGCAGCATGATGGCATTCGTGCATTTCCTCTCCAACCAAAGCTTATTACGAATGACTATCCAGTATGGGATGGGGGAGGTATACCGCTTCAAATAGAAGAAGATATTTTGACCTTGGAGCGTGAAGATGAGCTAGAATATTTTGAGGATATCGTAGAAGACCTTTATCCGCTTCATAAAATCGGTGGCTACCCAAGCTTCTGTCAGAGTGGCTATGATTTTGGAGAGGATACACCATTTGTCCTTCAAATTGCCTCGGATGCGAAGGCACGATTGAACATTGTGGATCATGGCAATTTTTATTTTTTCTACAATCCAACAACGCAGACTTGGCGCGTCTATTGCGATTTCTACTGA
- a CDS encoding DNA-3-methyladenine glycosylase I — MKRCDWVKLDEPLYVAYHDKEWGVPVYEDQHLFEMLCLEGAQAGLSWWTILQKREGYREAFDQFDVEKIIHYTEDKLQALQQDTRIVRNKLKIASVVTNAKAYLQIKEKYGSFSDYIWGFVDHQPLMNEWASIKDVPVTTEISDRMSKQLKKDGFKFIGSTICYSFMQAVGMVNDHTTDCCCRQKELAHDN; from the coding sequence ATGAAAAGATGTGATTGGGTCAAGTTAGATGAGCCTTTGTATGTGGCATACCATGACAAGGAGTGGGGAGTGCCAGTCTATGAGGATCAGCATTTATTTGAAATGCTTTGTCTAGAGGGAGCACAGGCAGGGCTAAGCTGGTGGACGATTTTACAAAAGCGTGAAGGCTACCGTGAGGCATTTGATCAATTCGATGTGGAAAAAATTATACATTATACAGAGGACAAGCTACAGGCATTACAGCAAGACACACGAATCGTGCGCAATAAATTAAAAATTGCTAGTGTGGTGACAAATGCTAAAGCCTATCTACAAATCAAGGAAAAATACGGTTCATTCTCTGACTATATTTGGGGATTTGTTGATCACCAGCCATTGATGAATGAATGGGCATCTATAAAAGATGTACCTGTGACGACAGAAATTAGTGATCGTATGAGCAAGCAATTAAAGAAGGACGGCTTTAAATTTATCGGTAGCACGATTTGCTATTCCTTTATGCAGGCAGTTGGCATGGTGAATGATCATACAACGGACTGCTGCTGTCGCCAGAAGGAGCTAGCGCATGACAATTGA
- a CDS encoding NAD(P)-dependent oxidoreductase: MKILVLGASGRVGSHLVELALKDQHEVTILVRDPDKIQQHHQQLRVIQGNVLNRQDVEQAMVNVGVVVSALNTDGRDTLSASLPLILEAMTQQQVKRIITIGTAGILQSRVTPTILRYQSTESKQKSTFAAQEHQHVFEQLQQSDRDWTIVCPTYLPKGAWTGNYRIERDFLPEGGTQISVADTADFAYQQIFSEEFLKTRVGIAY, encoded by the coding sequence ATGAAAATCTTAGTATTAGGGGCGAGTGGACGTGTAGGTAGCCATCTAGTTGAGCTGGCATTAAAGGATCAGCACGAGGTCACTATATTGGTCCGTGATCCTGATAAAATACAGCAACATCATCAACAGCTGCGTGTTATTCAAGGAAATGTTTTAAATAGGCAGGATGTTGAGCAGGCAATGGTTAATGTGGGCGTGGTGGTCAGTGCATTAAATACAGATGGTCGCGATACATTATCGGCGAGTTTACCGTTGATACTTGAGGCGATGACACAACAACAGGTGAAAAGAATCATTACAATCGGAACAGCAGGGATTTTACAAAGTCGTGTTACACCGACGATTCTCCGCTATCAATCGACTGAATCTAAACAAAAATCCACGTTTGCCGCACAGGAGCACCAACATGTATTCGAACAATTACAGCAGTCTGATAGGGACTGGACGATTGTCTGTCCTACTTATCTACCTAAAGGAGCTTGGACAGGGAACTACCGAATCGAACGTGATTTCTTGCCAGAGGGTGGCACTCAAATTTCAGTAGCAGATACTGCAGACTTTGCCTATCAACAAATCTTTAGCGAGGAATTTTTGAAGACACGGGTAGGTATTGCGTATTAA